A genomic segment from Micropterus dolomieu isolate WLL.071019.BEF.003 ecotype Adirondacks linkage group LG03, ASM2129224v1, whole genome shotgun sequence encodes:
- the LOC123968547 gene encoding CUGBP Elav-like family member 3 isoform X1: protein MKEADAIKLFVGQIPRNLEEKDLKPIFEQFGKIYELTVIKDKYTGMHKGCAFLTYCARESALKAQSALHEQKTLPGMNRPIQVKPADSEGRGEDRKLFVGMLGKQQSDEDVRRLFEPFGSIDECTVLRGPDGTSKGCAFVKYQGHAEAQAAINSLHGSRTMPGASSSLVVKFADTEKERGLRRMQQVASQLGIFSPMTLNFPAYNAYTQAVNAQLVQQQALVAQSAYLSPVATVAAVQMQQMAALNANGIIATPITPITPSSGANTPPTIAATPVPSLPPPIGVNGYSSLPAPTNGQQATEALYTNGVHAYQAQSPAAALDPLQQAYAGMQHYTAAYPAAYGLVGQPFPQQPTLVAQQHQQPQQQQQREGPEGCNIFIYHLPQEFSDSEMLQMFLPFGNVISAKVFVDRATNQSKCFGFVSFDNPASAQAAIQAMNGFQIGMKRLKVQLKRPKDANRPY, encoded by the exons ATGAAGGAGGCCGACGCCATCAAGCTCTTCGTGGGGCAGATCCCCCGGAATCTGGAAGAGAAGGACCTCAAGCCTATCTTTGAGCAGTTTGGCAAGATCTATGAGCTAACTGTGATTAAGGACAAATACACTGGCATGCACAAAG GATGTGCGTTTCTGACGTACTGTGCGAGAGAGTCGGCACTGAAAGCCCAGAGCGCTCTCCACGAGCAGAAAACACTACCAGGG ATGAATCGGCCAATCCAGGTGAAACCAGCTGACAGCgaaggcagaggag AGGACAGGAAGTTGTTTGTGGGCATGCTAGGAAAGCAACAGAGTGATGAGGACGTCAGAAGGCTGTTTGAGCCCTTTGGCAGCATAGACGAGTGCACTGTGTTGAGAGGACCCGATGGCACCAGCAAAG GGTGCGCTTTTGTAAAATATCAAGGACACGCTGAAGCCCAGGCTGCCATCAACAGCTTGCATGGGAGCCGCACAATGCCT GGAGCGTCATCCAGTCTGGTGGTGAAGTTTGCTGACACAGAGAAGGAGCGGGGGCTGAGGAGGATGCAGCAGGTGGCCTCCCAGCTCGGCATCTTCAGCCCCATGACCCTCAACTTCCCCGCCTACAATGCCTACACGCAGGCAGTCAACGCACAG CTTGTCCAACAGCAGGCCCTGGTTGCCCAGTCAGCGTACTTGTCTCCCGTGGCAACAGTTGCCGCCGTACAGATGCAGCAGATGGCAGCGCTCAATGCCAACGGAATCATTGCCACACCCATTACACCCATCACGCCGTCCTCGG GTGCAAACACTCCACCAACTATTGCAGCAACGCCTGTGCCATCTCTCCCTCCGCCAATAGGAGTTAATGGTTACAGCAGTTTGCCAGCCCCCACCAATGGACAACAAGCAACAGAAGCACTATATACCAATGGCGTTCACGCATATCAAG CTCAGAGTCCAGCAGCAGCCCTGGACCCCCTACAGCAGGCATATGCAGGCATGCAACACTACACAG CGGCGTACCCTGCTGCCTACGGATTGGTCGGGCAGCCGTTCCCCCAGCAGCCTACGCTGGTTGCCCAGCAACACCAGCAGCcccagcaacagcagcagagagaag gtcCAGAGGGTTGTAACATCTTCATCTACCACCTGCCTCAggagttcagtgactctgagaTGCTGCAGATGTTCCTGCCCTTTGGCAATGTCATTTCGGCTAAAGTGTTTGTTGACCGAGCCACCAACCAGAGCAAATGCTTCG GATTTGTGAGTTTTGACAACCCAGCCAGCGCTCAAGCCGCCATCCAGGCTATGAATGGCTTCCAGATCGGCATGAAAAGACTGAAAGTGCAGCTCAAAAGGCCCAAAGATGCCAACCGGCCGTACTGA
- the LOC123968547 gene encoding CUGBP Elav-like family member 3 isoform X2, with product MKEADAIKLFVGQIPRNLEEKDLKPIFEQFGKIYELTVIKDKYTGMHKGCAFLTYCARESALKAQSALHEQKTLPGMNRPIQVKPADSEGRGEDRKLFVGMLGKQQSDEDVRRLFEPFGSIDECTVLRGPDGTSKGCAFVKYQGHAEAQAAINSLHGSRTMPGASSSLVVKFADTEKERGLRRMQQVASQLGIFSPMTLNFPAYNAYTQAVNAQLVQQQALVAQSAYLSPVATVAAVQMQQMAALNANGIIATPITPITPSSGVNGYSSLPAPTNGQQATEALYTNGVHAYQAQSPAAALDPLQQAYAGMQHYTAAYPAAYGLVGQPFPQQPTLVAQQHQQPQQQQQREGPEGCNIFIYHLPQEFSDSEMLQMFLPFGNVISAKVFVDRATNQSKCFGFVSFDNPASAQAAIQAMNGFQIGMKRLKVQLKRPKDANRPY from the exons ATGAAGGAGGCCGACGCCATCAAGCTCTTCGTGGGGCAGATCCCCCGGAATCTGGAAGAGAAGGACCTCAAGCCTATCTTTGAGCAGTTTGGCAAGATCTATGAGCTAACTGTGATTAAGGACAAATACACTGGCATGCACAAAG GATGTGCGTTTCTGACGTACTGTGCGAGAGAGTCGGCACTGAAAGCCCAGAGCGCTCTCCACGAGCAGAAAACACTACCAGGG ATGAATCGGCCAATCCAGGTGAAACCAGCTGACAGCgaaggcagaggag AGGACAGGAAGTTGTTTGTGGGCATGCTAGGAAAGCAACAGAGTGATGAGGACGTCAGAAGGCTGTTTGAGCCCTTTGGCAGCATAGACGAGTGCACTGTGTTGAGAGGACCCGATGGCACCAGCAAAG GGTGCGCTTTTGTAAAATATCAAGGACACGCTGAAGCCCAGGCTGCCATCAACAGCTTGCATGGGAGCCGCACAATGCCT GGAGCGTCATCCAGTCTGGTGGTGAAGTTTGCTGACACAGAGAAGGAGCGGGGGCTGAGGAGGATGCAGCAGGTGGCCTCCCAGCTCGGCATCTTCAGCCCCATGACCCTCAACTTCCCCGCCTACAATGCCTACACGCAGGCAGTCAACGCACAG CTTGTCCAACAGCAGGCCCTGGTTGCCCAGTCAGCGTACTTGTCTCCCGTGGCAACAGTTGCCGCCGTACAGATGCAGCAGATGGCAGCGCTCAATGCCAACGGAATCATTGCCACACCCATTACACCCATCACGCCGTCCTCGG GAGTTAATGGTTACAGCAGTTTGCCAGCCCCCACCAATGGACAACAAGCAACAGAAGCACTATATACCAATGGCGTTCACGCATATCAAG CTCAGAGTCCAGCAGCAGCCCTGGACCCCCTACAGCAGGCATATGCAGGCATGCAACACTACACAG CGGCGTACCCTGCTGCCTACGGATTGGTCGGGCAGCCGTTCCCCCAGCAGCCTACGCTGGTTGCCCAGCAACACCAGCAGCcccagcaacagcagcagagagaag gtcCAGAGGGTTGTAACATCTTCATCTACCACCTGCCTCAggagttcagtgactctgagaTGCTGCAGATGTTCCTGCCCTTTGGCAATGTCATTTCGGCTAAAGTGTTTGTTGACCGAGCCACCAACCAGAGCAAATGCTTCG GATTTGTGAGTTTTGACAACCCAGCCAGCGCTCAAGCCGCCATCCAGGCTATGAATGGCTTCCAGATCGGCATGAAAAGACTGAAAGTGCAGCTCAAAAGGCCCAAAGATGCCAACCGGCCGTACTGA